A window of Kineosporia sp. NBRC 101731 contains these coding sequences:
- a CDS encoding GntR family transcriptional regulator, whose translation MTTDGHPLTRGEALHQQIARSIRNQIQSGRLRDGEPLPSSRQMAEEWKVSVFTITEAMKVLAAEGLVVNHSRSRRLVNFPGETTPTPWRPATPQVLLIGGFPGSGKSELARVLARLTGWPMLDKDTLTRPVVEAALEILEHSPHDRESPEYVERIRPREYEATEATYLENVECGNSAIVAAPFIREFQAKSWVDRTTASITAKGGEATLVWVYCEPDTMHRYMRQRSAARDTTKLADWPAYLDSINLDMRPHGPFELIDNSASSSPLQTQASALVDKVLKAAK comes from the coding sequence ATGACGACGGACGGGCACCCGCTGACCCGAGGCGAGGCACTGCACCAGCAGATCGCCCGCAGCATTCGCAACCAGATCCAGTCCGGCCGGCTCCGGGACGGCGAGCCGCTGCCGTCCTCGCGCCAGATGGCCGAGGAGTGGAAGGTCAGCGTCTTCACGATCACGGAGGCCATGAAGGTCCTCGCGGCCGAAGGCCTGGTTGTGAACCACTCCCGGTCCCGTCGCCTGGTCAACTTCCCCGGTGAGACAACCCCGACCCCGTGGCGGCCGGCCACCCCTCAGGTGCTCCTGATCGGCGGGTTCCCCGGCTCGGGCAAGTCCGAGCTCGCGCGCGTCCTGGCCCGGCTCACCGGCTGGCCGATGCTGGACAAGGACACGCTCACCCGGCCCGTGGTCGAGGCCGCGCTAGAGATCTTGGAGCACTCACCCCACGATCGGGAGTCGCCCGAGTACGTCGAGCGCATCCGGCCCCGGGAGTACGAGGCGACAGAGGCGACCTACTTGGAGAACGTCGAGTGCGGCAACAGCGCGATTGTGGCCGCCCCGTTCATCCGGGAGTTCCAGGCCAAGTCATGGGTCGACCGCACCACAGCCTCCATCACAGCCAAGGGTGGCGAAGCGACGCTGGTGTGGGTCTACTGCGAGCCCGACACCATGCATCGCTACATGCGACAGCGCAGCGCCGCCCGGGACACTACGAAGCTGGCTGACTGGCCCGCCTACCTGGACAGCATCAACCTGGACATGCGCCCGCACGGGCCGTTCGAGCTGATCGACAACTCGGCATCCAGCTCGCCGTTGCAGACGCAGGCGTCAGCCTTGGTAGACAAGGTCCTGAAGGCCGCGAAGTAG
- a CDS encoding DUF1932 domain-containing protein: MTLKDQPTVGILHPGRMGSGIAAQARTNAADVLWCPQGRSEATTARADAGHLTAVLSIGDLVERSDIILSICPPMFAETVATDVGQYDVTGKIFVEANPVTSQQLDHIGKSLPGATIVDGAIIGSVPGTGKKPALYVAGPGQATAALRSLYEGTDVIVKDLGPELGKASALKSAYSIYQKGARVLTALAHALGDEHGVRDELLALAHQRSGSYLSEPDYVAEMAAIAWRWSPDLTVAAAELESAGYPGAPVAALAEVLDMWSETRNNWNLTAQEATETLRH; this comes from the coding sequence GTGACGCTGAAGGACCAGCCCACCGTCGGCATTTTGCATCCCGGGCGGATGGGGAGCGGGATCGCCGCCCAAGCCCGAACGAACGCCGCTGACGTGCTGTGGTGTCCCCAGGGGCGCAGTGAAGCGACCACGGCCCGCGCCGATGCCGGTCACCTCACTGCCGTGCTAAGCATCGGCGACCTGGTCGAGCGCTCCGACATCATCCTGAGCATCTGCCCACCGATGTTCGCCGAAACCGTGGCCACCGACGTCGGCCAGTACGACGTCACCGGAAAGATTTTCGTGGAAGCCAACCCGGTTACCAGTCAGCAGCTCGATCACATCGGCAAGTCCCTGCCCGGTGCCACGATCGTGGATGGCGCCATCATCGGATCGGTACCCGGCACGGGTAAGAAACCAGCGCTATATGTGGCTGGTCCAGGCCAGGCAACGGCTGCACTGCGGTCCCTCTACGAGGGAACTGACGTGATCGTGAAAGACCTCGGGCCGGAGCTGGGGAAAGCCTCAGCCTTGAAGTCCGCCTACTCGATTTATCAAAAGGGGGCTCGGGTACTGACGGCCCTGGCGCACGCCCTGGGCGACGAGCACGGCGTTAGAGACGAACTGCTCGCCCTGGCTCATCAACGCAGCGGCAGCTACCTCAGCGAACCGGACTACGTCGCCGAAATGGCGGCCATCGCGTGGCGCTGGTCTCCGGACCTGACCGTGGCAGCCGCCGAACTGGAATCGGCCGGCTACCCGGGCGCGCCTGTTGCGGCCCTGGCCGAGGTGCTGGACATGTGGAGCGAGACCCGCAACAACTGGAACCTCACTGCGCAGGAAGCTACCGAAACCCTGCGCCACTAA
- a CDS encoding DUF397 domain-containing protein produces the protein MSDTPWIKAQASTDTGSCVEMRRHNGQIEVRDTKAHGAGPTLTFTKAEFSAWLDGASKGEFNHLIG, from the coding sequence ATGAGCGATACGCCTTGGATCAAGGCGCAGGCCAGCACCGACACCGGAAGCTGCGTCGAGATGCGCCGGCACAACGGGCAGATCGAGGTACGTGACACCAAGGCCCACGGGGCCGGCCCGACCCTGACGTTCACCAAGGCTGAGTTCTCGGCTTGGCTGGACGGCGCGAGCAAGGGCGAGTTCAACCACCTGATCGGCTGA
- a CDS encoding helix-turn-helix transcriptional regulator gives MTESGIGAVRRSLARQLREARLKSGVTYQHMKDVHLASKSAWARYENGQVRPGVAMVRYACEVFKVAPEKRDLLISLAEQADEPTWWEQKGRGLPTTPGFVMYLEMESFASQIQVFSPLAVPGLIQSPGYQHEQFAVTPGLTTSTAARLAEVRTTRQTETIGRARLSFVIGEEVLARQVGGAEGMRDQVAFMRGLDERDDVEIRVLPFAVGAHPGGRGEFNLLTFPDGSEEPPLVYVEGYLSGQYSSDPEVVADLADRFAVLHSSAVPMKEFLT, from the coding sequence ATGACCGAATCGGGGATCGGCGCGGTACGGCGTTCGCTGGCACGGCAGTTGCGGGAAGCTCGCCTCAAGTCCGGGGTGACCTACCAACACATGAAAGACGTTCATCTGGCGTCCAAGTCGGCGTGGGCCCGCTACGAGAACGGTCAGGTTCGCCCGGGCGTGGCCATGGTTCGCTATGCGTGCGAGGTCTTCAAGGTCGCCCCCGAGAAGCGGGACCTTCTGATCTCACTGGCGGAACAGGCGGACGAGCCGACGTGGTGGGAGCAGAAGGGCAGGGGGCTGCCGACAACACCGGGGTTCGTCATGTATCTGGAGATGGAATCGTTCGCCTCGCAGATCCAGGTGTTTTCGCCGCTGGCCGTGCCGGGCCTGATCCAGTCCCCTGGCTATCAGCACGAACAGTTCGCAGTGACTCCCGGGTTGACCACGTCTACGGCGGCACGGTTGGCGGAGGTCCGCACGACGCGCCAGACCGAGACGATCGGGCGGGCGCGACTGTCGTTCGTGATCGGTGAAGAGGTGCTCGCGCGCCAGGTCGGGGGCGCTGAGGGGATGCGAGACCAGGTGGCGTTCATGCGGGGCCTGGACGAGCGGGACGACGTGGAAATTCGGGTGCTTCCCTTCGCCGTTGGTGCTCATCCGGGCGGGCGGGGTGAGTTCAATCTGCTGACGTTTCCGGACGGCTCTGAGGAGCCGCCGCTCGTCTACGTTGAGGGGTACCTCTCGGGCCAGTACAGCTCTGATCCTGAGGTGGTCGCGGACCTAGCTGACAGGTTCGCGGTGCTCCACAGCAGCGCAGTCCCCATGAAGGAGTTCCTGACATGA
- a CDS encoding PIN domain-containing protein produces the protein MILALDTTELTRDPWFSGAAWRILANARDTWKIRIVLTEVVVLEATGNFERRVLDASEGLKKWTNRYRPIFGGNSIYKDASDPLGQLVTDHQQRFNSIISALNIEVISPAIPHSELIQRAVSRRRPCNENGDGYRDTLNWLSLLDLINATDRSEEIVWVSNNFKDFGTADDPQILHEHLTEDLQIIEAAGRVTWFHDLSKAVLYLAEEKSELAGADLKQVERYLRQQALSEAILALLSSDFGQFGIDPADCGLPIQVYGNPRLTFLHGISKLDWKVKGSAGPDTSLIEVDFVADVDIEAMVYSIFAFEPEVQYEFVDAISDSSAVIRIRKSLLFEALLTATDLGKIEEVEIIEIHALPGDPGVRTWKETSEKFRQVRQAHRLAHGSSNINFSAPIPPDFAKNFQSSLLSQSALSNLKGSMIGAEALRGLQSQISAHGLADISGSRSAIDALTQATRNLPDMSVLRDPKVLEQLRLLGESVRLLRPDITTLSDSSDTEERGPNDATDETPS, from the coding sequence ATGATCTTGGCGTTGGATACGACGGAGCTTACTCGTGATCCTTGGTTTTCCGGGGCTGCCTGGCGGATTCTGGCAAACGCTCGCGACACCTGGAAAATCAGAATCGTATTAACAGAAGTTGTCGTTCTTGAAGCGACTGGAAATTTCGAACGCCGCGTCTTAGATGCTTCTGAAGGTTTGAAAAAATGGACGAACAGATACCGCCCAATATTTGGCGGCAACTCTATTTATAAAGACGCCAGCGACCCCCTGGGGCAATTAGTTACCGATCATCAACAGAGGTTTAATTCCATCATTTCAGCATTAAATATCGAAGTCATTTCTCCCGCCATCCCGCATAGCGAATTGATTCAAAGGGCCGTGTCGCGACGACGTCCATGCAATGAAAACGGAGACGGATACCGCGACACGCTTAACTGGCTATCTCTTCTAGATCTAATAAATGCCACAGATCGCTCCGAAGAGATCGTGTGGGTATCTAACAATTTTAAAGATTTCGGTACTGCCGATGATCCTCAGATTCTGCATGAACATTTGACTGAGGACCTCCAAATCATTGAGGCCGCCGGGCGCGTCACTTGGTTCCACGACCTGAGCAAGGCCGTGCTATACCTGGCCGAAGAGAAATCTGAGCTTGCAGGTGCGGACCTAAAGCAGGTAGAGCGCTATTTGCGGCAGCAAGCACTAAGTGAGGCAATCCTGGCGTTGCTAAGTTCGGACTTTGGGCAGTTCGGGATAGACCCTGCCGATTGTGGCCTACCGATTCAAGTTTACGGCAACCCGCGCCTAACCTTCTTGCATGGTATTTCTAAGCTTGATTGGAAAGTCAAAGGGAGCGCCGGTCCGGATACCTCCCTAATCGAAGTGGATTTCGTCGCAGACGTTGACATCGAAGCAATGGTCTACTCAATATTTGCATTCGAACCTGAAGTTCAGTATGAATTTGTTGATGCAATTTCCGATTCTTCTGCCGTGATTCGCATACGCAAATCACTTCTTTTTGAAGCGCTATTAACTGCTACGGACCTTGGAAAGATCGAAGAAGTTGAAATTATCGAGATTCATGCCCTGCCGGGAGATCCTGGGGTAAGGACCTGGAAGGAGACCAGTGAAAAGTTCCGCCAAGTCCGTCAGGCCCATAGACTCGCGCATGGGTCGTCAAACATAAATTTTTCGGCCCCGATTCCTCCTGACTTTGCAAAAAACTTTCAATCGTCGCTCCTTTCTCAGAGTGCTCTTTCCAATTTAAAGGGAAGCATGATCGGCGCCGAGGCGCTTCGTGGACTTCAGAGTCAGATTTCCGCTCACGGCCTGGCCGACATTTCCGGATCGAGGTCTGCCATAGATGCCTTGACTCAAGCAACGCGCAACCTGCCCGATATGTCAGTTCTAAGAGATCCCAAGGTCCTCGAACAACTTAGACTCTTGGGCGAATCAGTGAGACTGCTAAGGCCCGATATAACGACTTTATCGGATAGTTCCGATACGGAGGAGCGCGGGCCGAATGACGCCACGGATGAGACTCCGTCCTGA
- a CDS encoding DUF4862 family protein, protein MTSLEGLFLAAYITAPADPAGEDAFFDAVAELGLSGLEFALAPAGTRTLEPAWIRQHVRPDWDLVVSLVPSMMIALGRNPLYGMASSDETHRREALADVARARDLARALADEYGTRRVAAIEVHSAPGPRGGSRSAFERSLTEILDWDLAGAELLVEHCDAYVPDQTPAKGFFRLADEIATVQSFGLPPDVLGMSLNWGRSAIEGHGPDLALEHVAAVTEAGLLRAYIFSGATGEDTAWGPAWTDMHIPSRGPDPALAASAASLLGPDEIADTVKALADVPRIGLKTAARPRDADVATHLAVVTATLTQIARARATE, encoded by the coding sequence ATGACCAGTCTCGAAGGGCTCTTCCTGGCCGCCTACATCACCGCACCCGCCGACCCGGCGGGCGAGGACGCGTTCTTCGACGCTGTCGCCGAGCTCGGCCTCAGTGGCCTGGAATTCGCTCTGGCCCCGGCCGGCACGCGCACGCTGGAGCCGGCCTGGATCAGGCAGCACGTCCGGCCCGACTGGGACCTGGTGGTCTCGCTGGTGCCCTCGATGATGATCGCTCTGGGCCGAAACCCCCTTTACGGAATGGCTTCCAGCGACGAGACCCATCGCCGGGAAGCGCTCGCCGACGTCGCCCGGGCCCGCGACCTGGCCCGGGCCCTCGCCGACGAGTACGGCACCCGCCGGGTCGCCGCGATCGAGGTCCACAGCGCCCCCGGGCCCCGCGGCGGTTCCCGGTCCGCGTTCGAACGCTCCCTCACCGAGATCCTCGACTGGGATCTGGCCGGCGCCGAACTGCTGGTCGAGCACTGCGATGCCTACGTTCCGGATCAGACCCCGGCCAAAGGATTCTTCCGGCTGGCGGACGAGATCGCGACGGTGCAGTCTTTCGGCCTGCCCCCCGATGTGCTCGGAATGAGCCTCAACTGGGGCCGATCAGCCATCGAGGGGCATGGTCCCGATCTCGCCCTCGAGCACGTCGCCGCGGTCACCGAGGCAGGGCTGCTGCGGGCCTACATCTTCTCCGGCGCGACCGGCGAGGACACGGCCTGGGGACCGGCCTGGACCGACATGCACATCCCCTCCCGCGGGCCGGATCCCGCGCTCGCCGCGTCGGCGGCGTCCCTGCTCGGCCCGGACGAGATCGCCGACACCGTGAAGGCACTCGCCGACGTCCCGCGGATCGGGCTGAAGACAGCAGCCCGCCCCCGGGACGCCGACGTCGCCACCCACCTCGCCGTGGTCACTGCCACCCTGACCCAGATCGCCCGGGCCCGGGCGACCGAATAG
- a CDS encoding TRAP transporter substrate-binding protein: protein MMRNKAVSVTVALTVAALAVTACSAGDGTRTGAAAKDSGDAAETTFKLAFNQQPNHPQFVALDAMGDRLKERTNGKYDIEVFPNETLGTQKDTIELVKAGTLEMSMVAGPLMESFNPDFTVFNLPFTFDSQEHQRTTTNDPAIVSGLYSSLDDQGLHVLGSFHGGVRNMYSSKGPITTPADMKGLKIRVIESDTNIEMMKMMGGSPAPMGMGEVYTAIQSGVLDGAENNELTYANVKHAEVAKYYSYTRHLMLPDYLLINPKVLDAMSEADRKIFLEEIATAVEEEGKLWEQEIPKSKALAEKAGAKFNEVDTAAFTALIAPLTQKKLTNATVRDIHAKVRAAAQ, encoded by the coding sequence ATGATGCGAAACAAAGCCGTTTCCGTCACCGTCGCCCTCACAGTCGCCGCACTCGCCGTGACCGCGTGCAGCGCCGGTGACGGCACCCGCACCGGCGCCGCGGCCAAGGACTCCGGCGACGCCGCCGAGACGACGTTCAAACTGGCCTTCAACCAGCAGCCGAACCATCCCCAGTTCGTCGCGCTGGACGCCATGGGCGACCGTCTCAAGGAACGCACCAACGGCAAGTACGACATCGAGGTGTTCCCGAACGAGACGCTGGGCACCCAGAAGGACACCATCGAACTGGTGAAGGCCGGCACCCTCGAGATGTCGATGGTCGCCGGTCCGCTGATGGAGAGCTTCAACCCCGACTTCACCGTGTTCAACCTGCCGTTCACCTTCGACTCGCAGGAGCACCAGCGCACGACGACGAACGACCCGGCGATCGTCTCCGGGTTGTACTCCTCGCTCGATGACCAGGGCCTGCACGTGCTGGGTTCCTTCCACGGCGGAGTCCGGAACATGTACTCCTCGAAGGGGCCGATCACCACGCCCGCCGATATGAAAGGCCTGAAGATCCGGGTCATCGAGTCGGATACGAACATCGAGATGATGAAAATGATGGGCGGTAGCCCGGCCCCGATGGGGATGGGTGAGGTCTACACCGCGATCCAGTCCGGAGTGCTGGACGGCGCTGAGAACAATGAGCTCACGTACGCCAACGTGAAGCACGCCGAGGTCGCGAAGTACTACAGCTACACCCGGCACCTGATGCTCCCGGACTACCTCCTGATCAATCCGAAGGTTCTGGACGCGATGTCCGAGGCCGACCGGAAGATCTTCCTGGAGGAGATCGCCACGGCGGTCGAGGAGGAGGGCAAACTCTGGGAGCAGGAGATCCCGAAGTCGAAAGCATTGGCGGAGAAGGCCGGTGCGAAGTTCAACGAGGTCGATACGGCCGCTTTCACCGCCCTGATCGCCCCGCTGACCCAGAAAAAGCTCACCAACGCCACGGTCCGCGACATCCACGCCAAGGTCCGGGCGGCCGCCCAGTGA
- a CDS encoding TRAP transporter small permease, with the protein MTMLKNALDRVLTWICVVLFAALVLDVGWQVFARQVLNAPSGWSEELAKYLFIWVGLLGGALVFGERGHVAADLAVQRAPEKVQRVTAVVVQIAILAFAVLTLIWGGYRVVHLTWDQTLTGLPVHVGWMYLALPISGVITVFYTVFHMIHIGIGNEVAIDPDAETSLA; encoded by the coding sequence ATGACCATGCTGAAGAATGCGCTGGATCGCGTCCTGACCTGGATCTGCGTGGTGCTGTTCGCGGCCCTGGTGCTCGACGTCGGCTGGCAGGTGTTCGCCCGGCAGGTGCTGAACGCCCCCAGCGGCTGGTCCGAGGAACTGGCCAAGTACCTGTTCATCTGGGTCGGACTGCTGGGCGGGGCCCTGGTGTTCGGCGAGCGCGGGCACGTGGCGGCCGACCTCGCGGTGCAGCGAGCACCGGAGAAGGTGCAGCGGGTCACCGCCGTGGTGGTCCAGATCGCGATCCTGGCCTTCGCGGTCCTGACCCTGATCTGGGGTGGCTACCGGGTGGTGCACCTGACCTGGGACCAGACCCTGACCGGCCTTCCGGTGCATGTGGGCTGGATGTATCTGGCCCTGCCGATCTCCGGGGTGATCACCGTGTTTTACACCGTCTTTCACATGATCCACATCGGCATCGGCAACGAGGTCGCGATCGACCCGGACGCCGAGACCTCGCTCGCGTAA
- a CDS encoding TRAP transporter large permease, with product MDAGVLAGLVLVVGIAVLLLIGAPISIGVGLASTLAMFVVVGAENGALTAAQQMFRGINSFALLAIPFFVLAGVIMNNGGIAMHLINAGKVLVGRVPGSLAQTNVAANTLFGAVSGSSIAAAAAIGTTMSPLQAREGYDRNFSAAVNVASAPAGMLVPPSNLMIVYSLVSGTSVAALFMAGYLPGLLWAIACSIIVYLYVRKRPELRETQRIGLAEGARILLVATPSLLLVVVVIGGILLGYFTATESACIAVFYAAILSAFYRTIKLHDIPSILLDATRITAVVMYLIGVSTIMGFVLSFSKIPELVSDAMFGFSENPVVLLLLISVILLAVGCFMDATPALLIFTPIFLPIVTSFGVDPIHFGIMSIFNLCIGTITPPVGTVLFVGARIANMPIEGVVRQLLPFFGVLVVTLVIVIFTPSLSLWLPEVFGLMP from the coding sequence ATGGATGCCGGAGTTCTTGCCGGTCTGGTTCTGGTCGTCGGGATCGCTGTCCTGCTGCTGATCGGGGCCCCGATCAGCATCGGTGTGGGCCTGGCCTCGACGCTGGCCATGTTCGTCGTGGTCGGCGCCGAGAACGGGGCCCTCACCGCGGCGCAGCAGATGTTCCGTGGCATCAATTCATTTGCACTGCTGGCCATCCCGTTCTTCGTGCTGGCCGGAGTGATCATGAACAATGGCGGCATCGCCATGCATCTGATCAACGCCGGCAAGGTGCTGGTCGGCCGGGTCCCGGGCTCGCTCGCCCAGACCAACGTCGCCGCCAACACGCTGTTCGGAGCGGTCAGTGGGTCATCGATCGCGGCGGCCGCCGCGATCGGCACGACGATGAGTCCGTTGCAGGCCCGGGAGGGCTACGACCGCAATTTCTCCGCGGCCGTCAATGTGGCCTCCGCACCGGCCGGGATGCTGGTCCCACCGAGCAACCTGATGATCGTTTACTCGCTGGTCTCGGGCACCTCGGTGGCGGCACTCTTCATGGCCGGGTACCTGCCGGGGCTCCTGTGGGCGATCGCCTGCTCGATCATCGTCTACCTCTACGTTCGCAAGCGCCCCGAACTCAGGGAGACCCAGCGGATCGGCCTCGCCGAGGGGGCCCGGATCCTGCTCGTCGCCACCCCGTCCCTGCTGCTCGTCGTCGTGGTGATCGGCGGCATCCTCCTGGGGTACTTCACCGCCACCGAGTCCGCCTGCATCGCGGTGTTCTACGCCGCGATCCTGTCGGCGTTCTACCGCACCATCAAGCTCCATGACATCCCGAGCATCCTGCTGGATGCCACTCGCATCACGGCAGTGGTCATGTACCTGATCGGTGTCTCGACGATCATGGGTTTCGTCCTGTCGTTCTCGAAGATCCCCGAGCTCGTGTCAGACGCGATGTTCGGGTTCAGCGAGAACCCGGTCGTGCTGCTCCTGCTGATCTCGGTCATCCTGCTGGCCGTCGGCTGCTTCATGGATGCCACCCCGGCGCTTCTGATCTTCACCCCGATCTTCTTGCCGATCGTCACGAGTTTCGGGGTGGACCCGATCCATTTCGGCATCATGAGCATCTTCAATCTCTGCATCGGCACGATCACTCCGCCGGTCGGGACGGTGCTCTTCGTCGGGGCGAGGATCGCGAACATGCCCATCGAGGGTGTCGTCCGTCAGTTGCTGCCCTTCTTCGGCGTCCTCGTCGTCACGCTCGTCATCGTCATCTTCACCCCCAGCCTCTCGCTCTGGTTGCCGGAGGTCTTCGGCCTGATGCCCTGA
- the kduI gene encoding 5-dehydro-4-deoxy-D-glucuronate isomerase — protein sequence MEQRFATSPEHIPGMSTTEMRDRYLVPGLFVDDDVRALYTHHDRVVMAGVKPVTGPVALPTFPEIVSPYFFEHREAGIVNVGGPGTITVDGTRYDAEHGACLYVGRGAVDVVFESADEAGPARFYVFSAPAHTSYPTTFVAPGEGTVRELGDPEQSNRRTLNQYIHEKGVRSCQVVMGVTTLHTGSMWNTMPAHTHARRTEAYLYFDLPADARVIHLLGEPTQTRHLVVGNEEAVIAPSWSVHSGVGTASYSFVWAMAGENQSFDDMDGFAIADMR from the coding sequence ATGGAACAGCGCTTCGCCACCAGCCCTGAGCACATCCCGGGCATGAGCACCACCGAGATGCGTGACCGTTACCTGGTGCCCGGCTTGTTCGTGGACGACGACGTCCGCGCCCTGTACACGCATCACGACCGGGTCGTGATGGCCGGTGTGAAACCGGTGACCGGGCCGGTCGCGCTGCCCACGTTCCCCGAGATCGTCAGCCCGTACTTCTTCGAGCACCGCGAAGCCGGCATCGTCAACGTCGGTGGTCCGGGAACGATCACCGTGGACGGCACCAGGTACGACGCCGAGCACGGCGCGTGCCTGTATGTCGGTCGCGGCGCCGTCGATGTGGTGTTCGAGTCCGCCGATGAGGCCGGCCCGGCCCGGTTCTACGTGTTCTCGGCCCCGGCACACACCAGCTACCCGACGACGTTCGTCGCGCCCGGCGAGGGGACCGTCCGCGAACTCGGCGACCCGGAGCAGTCGAACCGGCGAACCCTCAACCAGTACATCCACGAGAAGGGAGTCCGCAGTTGTCAGGTGGTGATGGGCGTCACCACCCTGCACACCGGGAGCATGTGGAACACGATGCCGGCGCACACCCACGCCCGGCGGACCGAGGCGTACCTCTACTTCGACCTGCCCGCTGATGCCCGGGTGATACATCTGCTCGGCGAACCCACGCAGACCCGGCACCTGGTGGTCGGCAACGAGGAGGCGGTGATTGCACCGAGCTGGTCCGTGCACTCCGGCGTGGGCACCGCCAGCTACAGCTTCGTCTGGGCGATGGCAGGAGAGAATCAGTCGTTCGACGACATGGATGGTTTCGCCATCGCCGACATGCGCTGA
- a CDS encoding IclR family transcriptional regulator: MAEETAQLSPHEPLTGGANASEKTLLVLEAVMTRGRFSEVVEATGLAKATTHRILATLIERRFVTVAADGSYLPGPKILSLAGQALQRIDISALAQPFVDALVDRVHCTVHVGAANGDEIVYLIRADSDKPYRMPSRVGLAIPMHTSGIGKVVLSGYTDHELERFVARVGLPARTTNTITTLTGLRAEVARIHQLGYALDREENVPGVTCVAAPILDSTRRIKYGLSISTLTLEHSPEQVEEMAPLAIETAAQISTALGYTL, encoded by the coding sequence ATGGCCGAAGAGACTGCCCAGCTGAGCCCGCACGAGCCGCTGACCGGCGGCGCGAACGCGAGCGAGAAGACCCTGCTCGTGCTGGAGGCAGTCATGACCCGGGGGCGGTTCTCGGAGGTCGTCGAGGCGACGGGTCTGGCCAAGGCCACGACCCACCGGATCCTGGCCACGCTGATCGAACGGAGGTTCGTCACGGTCGCCGCGGACGGCAGCTACCTGCCCGGGCCGAAGATCCTCTCGCTGGCCGGACAGGCTCTGCAACGGATCGACATCTCCGCACTCGCACAACCTTTCGTGGACGCGCTGGTCGACCGGGTGCACTGCACGGTCCACGTCGGTGCGGCGAACGGTGACGAGATCGTCTACCTGATCCGGGCCGACTCCGACAAGCCCTACCGGATGCCCTCGCGGGTCGGGCTGGCGATCCCGATGCACACCTCGGGCATCGGCAAGGTGGTGCTCAGCGGTTACACCGACCATGAACTGGAGCGGTTCGTGGCCCGGGTCGGTCTGCCGGCCCGGACCACGAACACGATCACGACGCTGACCGGGCTGCGCGCCGAGGTGGCCCGGATCCACCAGCTCGGTTACGCCCTCGACCGGGAGGAGAACGTACCCGGCGTCACCTGCGTCGCAGCACCCATTCTCGATTCCACCCGCCGGATCAAGTACGGGCTGAGCATCTCGACGCTGACCCTGGAGCACAGCCCGGAGCAGGTCGAGGAGATGGCCCCGCTGGCCATCGAGACCGCCGCCCAGATCTCGACCGCCCTCGGGTACACCCTCTGA
- a CDS encoding SDR family oxidoreductase codes for MTSPVSSPAAYLTRSFTLEGKLAVVTGARQGIGLAIAEALASAGADIIGISNSLPLGESTVRTRVERVGRTFTPLRVDLSARDEVSALAADLAGREVDILVNNGGTIRRTPAAVHSDDDFDHVMDVNLRSTFVLSREIGRSMLGRGSGKIVNVASMLSFQGGVNVPGYTSSKSAVAGLTKALANEWAGQGVNVNAVAPGYVATANTHDLRQDAERSKEILARIPAARWAQAGDIAGAVLFLCSGAADYVNGIVLPVDGGWLAR; via the coding sequence ATGACGAGCCCCGTCAGCAGTCCCGCCGCCTATCTGACCCGTAGCTTCACCCTGGAGGGCAAGCTCGCGGTCGTGACCGGCGCCAGGCAGGGCATCGGACTGGCGATCGCCGAGGCGCTCGCCTCGGCCGGTGCCGACATCATCGGCATCAGCAACAGCCTGCCGCTGGGGGAGAGCACCGTTCGCACCCGGGTCGAACGGGTGGGGCGGACCTTCACCCCACTGCGCGTCGACCTCTCGGCCCGGGATGAGGTGAGTGCCCTCGCGGCCGACCTGGCCGGGCGCGAGGTCGACATCCTCGTCAACAACGGTGGCACGATCCGCCGGACTCCTGCCGCCGTGCACTCCGACGACGACTTCGATCACGTGATGGACGTCAATCTCCGCTCGACGTTCGTGCTTTCCCGCGAGATCGGCCGGTCGATGCTTGGACGCGGCTCCGGAAAAATCGTCAATGTGGCGTCAATGCTCAGCTTTCAAGGTGGGGTCAACGTTCCGGGTTACACCTCGTCCAAGTCGGCGGTCGCCGGTCTCACGAAGGCGCTCGCGAACGAGTGGGCGGGCCAGGGCGTCAACGTCAACGCGGTGGCCCCCGGGTACGTCGCCACGGCCAACACCCACGACCTGCGTCAGGACGCCGAACGCAGCAAGGAGATCCTCGCCCGCATCCCGGCGGCCCGCTGGGCCCAGGCCGGCGACATCGCCGGCGCGGTCCTGTTCCTCTGCTCGGGCGCGGCCGACTACGTCAACGGCATCGTCCTTCCCGTGGACGGGGGATGGCTGGCGCGCTGA